The following are encoded together in the Culex pipiens pallens isolate TS chromosome 1, TS_CPP_V2, whole genome shotgun sequence genome:
- the LOC120432044 gene encoding LOW QUALITY PROTEIN: uncharacterized protein LOC120432044 (The sequence of the model RefSeq protein was modified relative to this genomic sequence to represent the inferred CDS: deleted 1 base in 1 codon): MRFRLENSRRWAQLVFPPETTPEIIRPGSSSLFSAPLRLLGSTSSSMANTIVTSVDQYNKLISTPALTVMLFSADWAEQCKQILAVMTELARQFSAVQFVDVPVEELSEVALKQQIDAVPTVIFFQAEKAIDRIDGVDIAALTTNCRKLAGAATSVGGGAKEPLEDRLPSDEPTYGCCESKGFLKATAEFRFFVVVVGDSSSLSRLIVWYRGISTI, encoded by the exons ATGCGATTTCGTCTGGAAAACTCTCGTCGCTGG GCACAGCTTGTTTTTCCTCCCGAAACAACCCCAGAGATTATCCGGCCGGGCAGCTCCTCCCTTTTCTCCGCTCCGCTCCGCCTGCTAGGTTCCACAAGCAGTAGCATGGCCAACACGATCGTGA ctagtgtCGACCAGTACAACAAACTCATCAGCACGCCAGCCCTAACCGTGATGTTGTTTTCCGCTGACTGGGCGGAACAGTGCAAGCAGATTCTCGCGGTGATGACGGAACTGGCCAGGCAGTTTTCCGCGGTTCAGTTCGTGGACGTTCCGGTGGAGGAACTGTCCGAGGTGGCGCTCAAGCAACAGATCGATGCCGTTCCGACGGTGATCTTCTTCCAGGCGGAAAAGGCCATTGATCGGATTGATGGTGTAGACATTGCCGCGCTGACGACCAATTGTCGAAAGCTGGCCGGAGCAGCAACATCAGTTGGTGGAGGTGCCAAGGAACCGCTGGAGGATCGGCTACCCTCGGACGAACCAACCTATGGATGCTGCGAATCAAAAGGATTTCTTAAAGCCACTGCCGAATTCCgattcttcgtcgtcgtcgtgggcgATTCATCATCCCTGTCTAGATTGATAGTTTGGTACCGCGGAATTTCTACAATATAG